GGGCGTCGAAGAACTCGTCCGTGTCCTTCTTGCCGAGCGAGGTGGCCGCCGCGTCGATGGACGTCAGGGGGCGCGCGCTCGCGTCGGCGAGGGTCTCGGTCCGTGTGTCGAGCGTACGGGCGGAGGGCTCGTCCTTGTAGCTGACGATGACGGGGATGGTGGCGCGGTGGGCGTCGTCGTATCCGGCGGCTATCAGCCCGGTGACGTTGAAGAGTTCACGGTCGAGCATGCCGGAGGCGATGCCGCCGAGCGCGCTGTCCGGGTAGACGTACACGTCGCCGTCCGGCGTCGTCTCGCTCTGGAACGACGTGGCCGGCCGGTCCCCGTGGGTGGCCGTCACCGACGTACGGCCGCCCGCCGTGGTGACGTTGACGGTGTCGCCCGTGAGCAGGGTGACGGCAGCCGTGGTCGACCGGGCGGCAGTGGCGGGCTTTCGGGCCGCGTCGTCGGCACGCCCCGTCGACTCGGCCGCGGCGGGTGTCACCGGGCTGATCGCCGAGACCACGATCGTGGCGGCGACCGCGGCACTGCCGAGCGCCGTGCGCACCGGTCTTCTCCGTGTTGCTTGCATGATGGGTTTCTCTCCGGTTCCGTTGCAGTCGTGACGGATGCTTGCGCATGTCACGGCCACTGGCGACGGATCCGGGTGGCGTGCCTGCGTCAATGGCGCACACACGCCGCGCTGCCTGCGTCAGGGCTCCGGTGCGACCGCGCTCCGGGGCACACCTCACCCCGTCGCGGCCTCGAACAGCCGGCCGGACCGGCTCAGCGCTCGGCGGACCGGACGATCGTGAAGATCGCGCCCTCCGGGTCCGAGACCGTCGCCAGCCGGCCCGTCGTGCTGTCTCTCGGCGGCTGGACGACATGTCCTCCGAGCTCCGACACCCGGGCCGCGGCCTCGTCCGTGTCTTCCACCTCGAAATGGGTCATCCAGTGCGGTCCCCGGTCGCGCGGCAGGGCGTGTCCCACGCCGTGCAGCGAGGCCACGGGGCGGCCGTCCACGTGCAGCGTCTGGTAGTCGAAGTCGGCCGAGACGACCGCCTCGGTCTCGAAGCCGAAGACCGCCTGGTAGAACTTGCCGACCGAGGCGGTCTCCCGGGTCACCAGCTCGTTCCAGACCGGGGTCCCCGGGGCGCCCGCCAGAGCCGTACCGACGTGTGCGGCGGCCTGCCAGATGCCGAAGACCGCTCCGCTCGGGTCGGAGGCGATGGCCAGGCGGCCCGCGTCACCCGCGTCGATGGGCCCGACCGCGACCGTGCCCCCGCAGGAGCGGATCGTCTCCGCCGTGGCGTCGGCGTCGTCGGTGGCGAGATAGGTCGTCCAGGCGACCGGCAGGTGCCGGTCGGGAGCCAGCTGTCCGAGCCCCGCGACCTCCTTGCCGTCGAGCAGCGCGCGGACGTACGGCCCCAGTTGTTCGGGCCCCGGCCGGAACTCCCAGCCGAACAGGGCGGCGTAGAAATCCTGGGTGGCCGTCAGGCCGTGCACGATCAGACTCACCCAGCACGGTGTTCCGGGTGTGCGCCGCTCGGCAGCCTCGGTCATCGTCTTCTCTCTCCTCGGACCGTTGTGGTGGCCGTACGGGGGGACAGGACCGGCGCACCGGCCCAAAGAGTGGAGGGGATGTACGCCCGTGCAGATGCTTGCACCACCTGAGGCGTGACGCGCCACGGCCGCGCCGCCTTTCGACGGCTTCTCGATACAGAGGGTCCGAATTGAGGTGGTATATCCACATCGGTATCGCTACAGGTGAGGTGACTCCTGCGCGAGGATGGCACTCATGAAGCCCATCATCACCGCATCCGAATATGCGAGCGCGTCGGCGGGGCCACGGCCGCCGGTGCTCCTGGACGTCCGCTGGCAGCTGGGTGGTCCGCACGGGCGCCCCGACTACGAGGCCGGGCACATTCCCGGCGCGGTCTTCGTCGATCTCGATGCCGAGCTCGCCGGTCCGGCGGGGAAGGGCGGCCGGCACCCGCTGCCCGACCCGGAGGAGTTCGGTGCGGTGATGCGCCGCGCCGGGGTCTCCCACGACACTCCCGTCGTCGTGTACGACGGCGGCCTGGGCTGGGCTGCGGCGCGTGCCTGGTGGCTGCTGCGCTGGACCGGGCACCGCGACGTCAGGGTGCTCGACGGCGGCCTCGCGGCCTGGACGGGCGAGCTCTCCACCGGGACGCCCGCGCCGGCCGAGGGGGACTTCCGGCCCGCGGCGGGCGCGCTGCCGCTGCTCGACGCGGACGCGGCGGCCGGCCTCGCCCGCTCCGGGCTGCTCCTCGACGCGCGGGCCGCGGAGCGCTACCGGGGCGACGTGGAGCCGATCGACCGGGTCGGCGGCCATGTCCCGGGCGCGGTCTCCGCCCCGACCACGGAGAACGTCGCCGAGGACGGGCGGTTCCTGGCGGCCGAGTTGCTGGCCTCCCGGTTCTCCGGGCTGGGAGCCGACGCGGGCGAGGTGGGCGTCTACTGCGGCTCGGGCGTCTCCGGTGCCCATCAGGTGCTGGCACTGGAAATCGCCGGATACCGCGCGGCTCTGTACGCAGGCTCCTGGTCCGAGTGGTCCTCCGACGCGTCCCGGCCGGTCGCGACGGGCCCGGACCCGCAATAACCCTCCGGGCACAGAGCGAGGGCCCGTACGCGGTCGCGTACGGGCCCTCGTCATGCCTCGGTCACCGGCTCAGTCCTGCTTCTTCCGGCGCGTACCGAAAACGATCTCGTCCCAGCTGGGCACGGCTGCCCGTCGGCCCGGGCGGACGCCGTCCGCCTCGGCCTGCCGGTCCGTCGTCCCGGTCAGCCGGTCGCGGTGACCGGCCACCGCACGTGGCATCAGGACGTCCGCGTACGCCGATCCGGCCCCCGCGGAAGCAGCCGCCGCGGGCGGCTCGTCCGCTTCGGGCTCGTGGACCGCGGGCTCGATGGCGGGCGGCTCGGGCGGCGAGGGCCGTTCCGGTACGACCATGTCGCCCCGGAAGCTCGGCACGGCCTCCAGCAGGCTGGTCAGCGAATCGCGCTCGCCGGCCGACACCCCGCCGATGTGCTCCTCGGGCTCGGGAGGCGGCGGCGGGGAGGGGCGCTCCATCTGACGGTCCAGAGCACGGTCCAGCGGCCGGTCGCGCGGCAGCCGTGCGATCCGGGGCACGAAGGGGAAGCTGGGCTCCGGCGCGGCGACGTCGTCGGTCTCGCCGATCAGCGAGCGCGCCTCGTCGTCCACGGCCTGGACGAGCCGCCGCGGCGGGTCGTACGTCCAGCTCGCCGAGTGGGGCTCGCCCGCGACCCGGTAGACCAGGAGGACTTCCCAGGTGCCGTCGTCGCGGCGCCAGGAGTCCCACTGGACCGTTTCCTTGTCCGCACCCCGCATCAGGAGGCGCTCCTGGACCGCCTCGCCGAGCTGGGGGCCGGTGTTCTCGCCGGGACGGCGCACGGGAGTCTTCCGGGCCCGCTCGGCCATGAAGGCGCGCTCCGCGAGCACGGGGCCCTCGAAGCGGCGTACACGGTCGACGGGGATTCCGGCGAACTGAGCGACCTCCTCCGCGGAGGCACCGGCGCGTATCCGGGCCTGGATGTCGCGGGGGCGGAGGTGGCTCTCCACCTCGATCTCGATCTGGCCGAGCCGGGCGCGGTCGTTGCGCACGGCGGCGCGCAGCCGCTCATCGATCGGAAGCGTGTACTCCGTGCTGTCCGCAGCCTTGAGCACCAGTCGTGTGCCGTCGTTTGAGACGGCCACGACACGCAGTTCGGGCATGGGAACCTCCCGGGTGGTGCCTGCCGACGTCACGTGCGTCGCTGCTTCCGCTAGTCGAGTGTGGCCTGCCCGGGTGCAGCCTGCCACAACCTTGCCAAGTTACCCGGCGTGTCGGGCCTTGGCCCTCAAGCGCCGTTATGGCACGGTTACCTATTTGCGACACACAGTGACCGGGTGGTCGCTCTGTGTAGCAGGCGCCGTGCGATGCCGCGGCGCCGCCGGTTCGAGTGCCGCCTTCGGCCCCCTCCCGAAGGGCCCGGATACCCATGCGGGAGTCCGGCCCCAGGGCTCGCCACAGTACTCCATTCGGGCCATGCGGGTGGACCGGCGCGCCGCCGAAGTTCTCGCGGGGCGCGGGAGTTGACCTGTGCGCCGGCCGGGCAAATGTGCGCATTGGGTGTCCTGCTTCACAGAATCCCCGGAAGTGGAACTATTCACTTCGCCCAAAGGTCCCTTCCTGTTGCATGGTGGGAGAGATGTCAAGCAGAGGCTGGTAATGGTTCATAAGCCGGAAAGCGACATAGAACCCAAGGAAAGGCGCATAGATCTGAGTCTGCCGCAGGTTGCCGGCAGCGCTGTGGCAGCGGTCGCCGCCGCCGTCATGGCCTCGCAACTGGGCGTGTACGGAACGATTGCCGGCGCGGGAGTGATGAGCGTCGTCGCCACCTGCGGGGGCTCCGTCTTCCAGCATTTCTTCCGCCGCACGGGCGAACAGATCCGCGAGGTCACCGTCCATGTGAAGCATCCTGCGGGGCGCCAGGTGACCGTACGGACGAGGGAGACGACTCCTGCGGGGTACGAGCGGCGACCGCTGCCGGAGCCGGTGGACGAGGCGACGACGGTGCTGCGCACCGTGCCGGCCGACACGGACCGTACGCAGCTGCTCGACCTCGACCGTACCCAGCTGCTGCGGCCCGACCCGGACCGTACGCAGCCGCTGACATCCGATCCCGGACGCACGCAGCTGCTCGGCCGGGTGGACGGGACCCCGGTGCCCGCGCCGGGCGGCCCGGACGACGAGTTCTCCGACGCCACCACGCACGGCACGCGCGTCCGGGGCTGGAAGAAGTCGGCGCTCGCGGCCGTCGCGGTGTTCGCGTTGGCGATGGTCGGGATCACCACGTTCGAGCTCGTCTCGGGCAACGACCTGAGCGGCGGCCGGGGAACGACCTTCGGTTCCGTCGTGCGGGGCGGCGACCAGGGCTCGGGACCGGCGCCCGCGCCCTCCGACGGCACCGGTCAGGAGCAGGGCGGGGACCAGGACCCGGAGACCGGCAGCAGCACGGCTCCCGGCACGGACCCGGGTGACGGCGCGAGCGCGAAGCCGGACTCGGGCCGGGAGGACGACGGGCAGACGGCCGAGCCGACGCCCACGCCCTCCGGTTCCGCCGGCGAAACCGCTCCGCCTCCCGCGCCCGACCCGACGGCGTCGGAGGACGACACCACGTCCACCCCGGACCCGACCGGCACGGCCGAGGACCCGGCGCAGCAGGACGCGCCCACGACCGGCACGGGAACCGTCGGCTGACGACGGCGGGCACCGGGCCCCGCGGGGCCCGGTGCCGGTCCGTCAGTCGCCCAGGACGCGGCGCAGGTAGTCGTTGGCGAACATCCGGTCCGGGTCGAGCCGGTCGCGTACGGCGGTGAACTCGCCGAACCGCGGATAGACCCCGGCCAGGTACGCGGCGTCACGGGTGTGGATCTTCCCCCAGTGCGGGCGCCCGCCGTGGGCGGTCATGATCTGTTCCACCGCGGTGAAGTACGCCTGGTGGGGCGTGCCCCGGTACAGATGCACGGCGATGTACGCGCTCTCGCGGCCCGAGGCCGTGGAGAGCGCGATGTCGTCGGCGGGCGCGGTCCTGACCTCGACCGGGAAGCTGATCCGCAGGGACGAGCGGTCGATCATGGCCTTGACCTCACGCAGGGCCTCGACGGCGTTCTCCCGCGGCAGCGCGTACTCCATCTCCATGAAGCGGACCCGGCGCGGGCTGGTGAAGACCTTGTACGGGATGTCGGTGTACGTACGGGCCGAGAGGGCCTTACTGGAGATCCTGGCGATCGACGGGATGGTCGCGGGGACCGCGCGGCCGAGCGAGCAGGCGACCTGGAAGACGCCGTTCGACAGCAGCTCGTCGTCCACCCAGGCGCCGACCCTGCCGGGCGGGGCGGCCGGGCCCGCGCTGCGGTTGTTGCGCTTGGTGTTGCAGTTGCCGGTGTGCGGGAACCAGTAGAACTCGAAGTGCTCGTTCTCCGTGAAGTGCCGGTCGAAGTCCGCGGTGACCCTGTCGAAGGTCATCGGCTCCTCGCGGGCCGTCAGCAGGAAGACCGGCTCCACGGCGAAGGTGATCGCGGTGATCACGCCGAGGGCGCCGAGCCCCAGGCGGGCCACGGCGAAGACATCCGGATTCTCCTGCTCCGAGCAGCGCAGCACCGTGCCGTCGGCGGTGACCAGTTCGAGGGCACGGATCTGCGCGGAGATCGAGGCCGAGTCGCGGCCGGTGCCGTGCGTGCCGGTCGACGTGGCCCCGGCGACCGTCTGCTCCATGATGTCGCCCATGTTGGTGAGGGAGAGCCCCTCGCGGGCGAGCGCCGTGTTGAGCCGCTTCAGCGGGGTGCCGGCCTCGACCGTCACCGTCATCGCCGTACGGTCTATGTCCCGTATCCCGGTCAGCAGATCGGGACGTATCAGAACGCCGTCGGTGGCCGCCGTCGCCGTGAACGAATGGCCCGTGCCGACCGGCTTCACCTTCAGGCCGTCCTCGGCCGCCCTGCGAAGCACCTCGGAGAGCTCGTCCACGGACGCCGGCGTCACCGACCGTACCGGCCGGGCGGTGACGTTTCCCGCCCAGTTACGCCACGCGCTTGTCGTCGTCCGTGCGTAGGTGTCGCTCATCTTCCCCGCGCTCTCCCGTAGGTGCCGGCTTGGCCAGCCGGCGATACCCCAGGAACCCCACCGCGGCCGCGAGCGCTCCCGCCACGGTGGGCACCACGTACCCCGCCTCCGCTCCGGAGGCGTCGACCACCCAGCCGGCGGCCGAGGAGCCGAGCGCCACTCCGACCGCGAGCCCGGTACCGGTCCAGCTCATGCCCTCGGTCAGTTCGGCGCGCGGTACGTGCTGCTCGACGAGGGCCATGGTGGTCACCATCGTCGGTGCGACGGAGAGGCCCGCGACAAAGAGCGCCACGGCCAGAAACGGCAGGTTCCCGGCCAGTTGGAGGGGGATCATACTCACGGCCATCACGCAGACTCCCACCAGCCACCTGGTGGACGGCTTGCCCTTGAGGTGCAGCAGCCCGAACACCACACCGGCGAGGCAGGAACCCAGGGCGTAGACCGCCAGGACGAGACTGGCCGCCGCCTTGTGGCCCTGCTCCTCGGCGAAGGCCACGGTGACCACGTCCACCGCCCCGAAGATCGTTCCGGTCGCCACGAAGGTGAGCACCAGGACCTGGAGCCCGGGGGAGCGGAGCGCGGAGCCGCGGGAGTGATGCGATTTGGGGTGCGGAACGGGCTCGGTGGCCTTCTGCGCGGTCAGCCAGAAGACACCGACCGCCAGGAACACCCCGGCCAGCAGCGGGCCGGCTTCGGGGAACCAGGCCGTGGAGAGCCCGATCGAGATGATCGGTCCGAAGATGAAGCACACCTCGTCGACGATCGACTCCCACGCGTACGCGGTGTGCAGCTTGCGGGCCGAGCCGCGGTAGATCTCCGCCCAGCGGGCCCGGATCATCGAACCCACACTGGGCACGCAGCCGACGCCCACGGCGAAGACGAACAGGGTCCAGTCGGGCCACCGTTGCTGGGCGCAGACGAGCAGCCCCGCGACCGCCGCCACGGAGACCAGCGTGGCCGGGCGCAGCACCCGGCGCTGCCCGTACCGGTCGACCAGCCGGGAGATCTGCGGGCCGAACACCGCCGCCGCCATGGCGAGCGTGGCCGACAGCGCGCCCGCCAGCCCGTACCGGCCGGTGATCTGGGAGATCATGGTCACGACGCCGATCCCCATCATGGACAACGGCATCCGGCCGAAGAATCCGGCCGCCGAGAACCCCTTGGAGCCGGGGGCGGCGAAAATGGCGCGGTAGGGGCTGGGCAAGGGGCACTCCGGTCGAGCCTGTCATGCGTGAAGATGGCCGATACAGCTTACGGGCGGAACCCCGGCGCCCGATACCTGGGCGGATGTCGGTTGCGGCGCCGTCCGGCCCGGGTGGCAGGATCGGGTTCATGTCCGATCTGCGCGATCCCGCTCTCTACGACGCCCTGCTGCTGCTCTCCTTCGGAGGCCCCGAAGGCCCGGACGATGTGGTTCCGTTCCTGGCGAACGTGACCCGTGGCCGCGGCATCCCCGAGGAGCGGCTGAAGGAAGTCGGCAAGCACTACTTCCTGTTCGGCGGCGTCAGCCCCATCAACGGGCAGAACCGGGCCCTGCTCGACGCCCTGCGCAAGGACTTCGCGGACAACGGCCTGGACCTGCCGGTGTACTGGGGCAACCGCAACTGGGCGCCGTACCTGACCGACACCCTGCGCGAGATGACCGTGGCCGGGCACCGCCGTATCGCCGTCCTCGCCACCAGCGCCTACGCCTCGTACTCGGGCTGCCGCCAGTACCGCGAGAACCTCGCCGAGTCCCTCGCCGTCCTGGAGGCCGAGGGACTGCCGGTGCCGCGCGTCGACAAGCTGCGGCACTACTTCAACCACCCCGGTTTCGTGGAGCCCATGACGGACGGCGTGGTGGCCGCCCTGGCCGACCTGCCCGAGGACGTCCGCGCGGGCGCGCGGCTGGCCTTCACCACCCACTCGATCCCCACGTCCGCGGCCGACTCCTCGGGCCCCGAGGAGGCACACGGCGACGGCGGGGCGTACGTCGCGCAGCACCTCGACGTGGCCCGGGTGATCGTCGACGAGGTCCGCGAGCGGACGGGCGTCGCGTACCCGTGGGAGCTCGTCTACCAGTCGCGCAGCGGCGCTCCGCACATCCCGTGGCTGGAGCCCGACATCTGCGACCACCTGGAGGCCGTCCACGGAGCCGGCGCCCCGGCGGTCGTGATGGTCCCCATCGGCTTCGTCTCGGACCACATGGAGGTCCTGTACGACCTCGACACCGAGGCCACCGCGAAGGCGGCCGAGCTCGGTCTGCCGGTCCGCAGGTCCGCGACCGTCGGCGCCGACCCGCGGTTCGCCGCTGCCGTCCGCGAACTGCTCGTGGAACGCACGGCGGCCGAGCGGGGGCGGACGGTGGAACGGTGCGCGCTGGGCGCGCTGGGCCCCGCCCACGACCTGTGCCCGGTCGGCTGCTGCCCCGCGAGGACCCCGAAGCCCGCCGCCGCGGGCGCCGACAGCCCGTACGCCTAGGGCCTCTCGTTTGGGCCTCCCGTCCGGATCGAAACCCTAGGAGCGCTGTGACCGACCCCTTCCTGACCGAACTCCTCGACCTCGCGCTGGAGGCGGCCCGCCGCGCCGGCGCCCTTCTGCGGGACGGCCGTCCCGCGGACCTGGGGGTGGCCGCCACCAAGTCCAGCCCCATCGACGTCGTCACCGAGATGGACATCGCCGCCGAGAAGCTGATCACCGGCTTCCTCTCCGGGCACCGCCCCGGCGACGGCTTCCTCGGCGAGGAGGGCGCGAGCTCCGAGAGCAGCACGGGCATCCGCTGGGTCATCGACCCGCTCGACGGCACGGTGAACTACCTCTACGGCCTGCCCACGTGGGCCGTGTCCATCGCGGCGGAGCGCGACGGCGAGCGGGTCGTCGGTGTGGTCGAGGCGCCGATGCGCCGCGAGACGTACCACGCGGTGCTCGGCGGCGGGGCGTACGCGAACGGCGTCGCCCTGCGCAGCCGGCCCGCGCCCCCGCTCGACCAGGCGCTCGTGTCGACGGGCTTCAACTACGTCACCGATGTCCGCACCCACCAGGCGGCCGTGGCCGCGCAGCTCATCCCGCGCCTGCGCGACATCCGGCGCAGCGGCTCGGCCGCCGTCGACCTGTGCGACGTCGCCGCGGGCCGTCTCGACGGCTACTTCGAGCGCGGGCTGCACTCCTGGGACCTCGCGGCCGGCGATCTCATCGCCCGGGAGGCCGGTGCGCTGACCGGCGGGCGTCCCGGAAGGCCCGCCGACGGAGGACTGACCGTGGCCGCCACCCCGGGGGTCTTCGAGCCGCTCCAGGCGCTTCTGGAGGAGCTGGGCGCCTGGCACGACTGACCAGGGGCCCGCCGACGGCCCTCACGGGCTCCTGCGGGCGCACGGACACAGAAGAGGGCCCCGGCTGCCGGTCATGGCAGCCGGGGCCCTCTCACAGCGGCTCAGACGCTTGTGGTGCTTACTTCGACGCCGTGTTCGGCCGCGAGGCGGCGCAGGTCGTCCAGCTCTCCCTGCTCGACATCCGCGAGGAAGTCGTCACCTGTCTCGCGAGCCCTCGTGAGGTCGGACTCGGTGCTCTTGATGCGTTGCAGCAGACCTGCGGTGAAAGCGTCCATGGAGCGCCCCTTCATCGTGGGTCGGTGGCACGGGGGTGTGCCCGGAATTCCTCCGGCCGGGGACCGGAGGGCGGGTGATCACGCCTTCCCCCTGGGGGACCGAACGGGCTGTGGCACGCCACGCGCAGGGTGTGATCTCGGGTGTGAAGTCGTCCTCCCCAGGCCCGGTCCCACAGAAACCTCAACTGGCCCGTGAATCCGCCGCATTCCCCGGAGCCCCCGGTGGCCCTGCGTCGTCTTACCGCCGGTTTATGCGCGTTGCGGGCAGGATGGACGCGCACAGTCACTCTGCTGACCGTGCGGCCGAACGGCCCGGACCTGGGCCGTTCGCCGTTTCGACGGACCGAAAACTGCGGACCGAAGTATCTAAGGAAGGACAGCGCCGTGCGCGTACTCGTCGTCGAGGACGAGCAGCTGCTCGCCGATGCGGTGGCCACCGGACTCCGCCGGGAGGCCATGGCCGTCGACGTCGTCTACGACGGGGCCGCGGCCCTGGAGCGTGTCGGGGTCAACGACTACGACGTGGTGGTGCTGGACCGGGACCTCCCGCTGGTCCACGGCGACGACGTCTGCCGCAGGATCGTCGAGCTCGGCATGCCCACCCGGGTGCTCATGCTCACCGCCTCCGGTGACGTCAGCGACCGGGTGGAGGGACTGGAGCTCGGCGCGGACGACTACCTTCCCAAGCCCTTCGCCTTCAGCGAGCTGACCGCGCGCGTGCGGGCCCTCGGGCGCCGTACGACGGTCGCGCTGCCGCCGGTCCTGGAGCGCGCCGGGATCAAGCTCGACCCCAACCGCCGCGAGGTCTTCCGGGACGAGCAGGAGATCCAGCTCGCGCCGAAGGAGTTCGCGGTGCTGGAGGTCCTGATGCGCAGCGAGGGCGCGGTCGTCTCGGCCGAGCAGCTGCTGGAGAAGGCGTGGGACGAGAACACCGACCCGTTCACCAACGTGGTGCGCGTGACGGTGATGACCCTGCGCCGCAAGCTCGGTGAACCGCCCGTCATCGTCACGGTGCCCGGTTCCGGATACCGGATCTGAGGACCTCCATGCCCGCCGCCCAGGCGCCCGTGACGGCGCCCCCGAAGCCGACCTGGGAGCCCAAACAGCAGGAGCCCCCGTACCCCTGGCTGCGTCCGACCATCCGCATACGGCTCACGCTGCTCTACGGGGGCATGTTCCTGATCGCGGGCATTCTGCTGCTCTCGATCATCTACATGCTGGCCGCGCAGGCCCTGCACGTGGGAAGTGAGCTGCCGTTCCAGATCGTGAACGGCCAGGTCACCAGTGAGGTGTGCGACCTTCCCAAGAAGGCCACGCCCGACGCCTTCAACGCGGCCATGAACTCCTGCGTCAACCACCAGCGGGAGCAGGCACTCGAATCCCTGCTGAACCGCTCGCTGCTGGCCCTCGTGGGCCTCAGCATCATCGCGTTCGCCTTCGGGTACGCGATGGCGGGACGGGTGCTGTCCCCGCTGGGCCGGATCACCCGCACCGCCCGCAGGGTGGCCGGAACCGATCTGACCCGCCGGATCGAGCTGGACGGCCCCGACGACGAGCTGAAGGAGCTCGCCGACACCTTCGACGACATGCTGGACCGCCTGGAGCGGGCCTTCACGGCTCAGCAGCGGTTCGTCGGCAACGCCTCGCACGAGCTGCGCACCCCGCTCGCCATCAACCGCACGCTGCTGGAGGTGCACCTCTCCGACCCGGAGGCCCCGCCGGAGCTCCAGCAGCTCGGCAAGACCCTGCTGGCCACGAACGAGCGAAGCGAGCAGCTGGTCGAAGGACTCCTGCTGCTCGCCCGCAGCGACAACCAGATCGTCGAACGCAAGCCCGTGGACCTCGCCGAGGTCGCGGAGCGCGCCATCGACCAGGCCCACGCGGAGGCCGTCGCGAAGGGCGTGGTGATCCG
The Streptomyces sp. NBC_00234 DNA segment above includes these coding regions:
- a CDS encoding VOC family protein, with translation MTEAAERRTPGTPCWVSLIVHGLTATQDFYAALFGWEFRPGPEQLGPYVRALLDGKEVAGLGQLAPDRHLPVAWTTYLATDDADATAETIRSCGGTVAVGPIDAGDAGRLAIASDPSGAVFGIWQAAAHVGTALAGAPGTPVWNELVTRETASVGKFYQAVFGFETEAVVSADFDYQTLHVDGRPVASLHGVGHALPRDRGPHWMTHFEVEDTDEAAARVSELGGHVVQPPRDSTTGRLATVSDPEGAIFTIVRSAER
- a CDS encoding sulfurtransferase — translated: MKPIITASEYASASAGPRPPVLLDVRWQLGGPHGRPDYEAGHIPGAVFVDLDAELAGPAGKGGRHPLPDPEEFGAVMRRAGVSHDTPVVVYDGGLGWAAARAWWLLRWTGHRDVRVLDGGLAAWTGELSTGTPAPAEGDFRPAAGALPLLDADAAAGLARSGLLLDARAAERYRGDVEPIDRVGGHVPGAVSAPTTENVAEDGRFLAAELLASRFSGLGADAGEVGVYCGSGVSGAHQVLALEIAGYRAALYAGSWSEWSSDASRPVATGPDPQ
- the sepH gene encoding septation protein SepH; the encoded protein is MPELRVVAVSNDGTRLVLKAADSTEYTLPIDERLRAAVRNDRARLGQIEIEVESHLRPRDIQARIRAGASAEEVAQFAGIPVDRVRRFEGPVLAERAFMAERARKTPVRRPGENTGPQLGEAVQERLLMRGADKETVQWDSWRRDDGTWEVLLVYRVAGEPHSASWTYDPPRRLVQAVDDEARSLIGETDDVAAPEPSFPFVPRIARLPRDRPLDRALDRQMERPSPPPPPEPEEHIGGVSAGERDSLTSLLEAVPSFRGDMVVPERPSPPEPPAIEPAVHEPEADEPPAAAASAGAGSAYADVLMPRAVAGHRDRLTGTTDRQAEADGVRPGRRAAVPSWDEIVFGTRRKKQD
- a CDS encoding D-arabinono-1,4-lactone oxidase translates to MSDTYARTTTSAWRNWAGNVTARPVRSVTPASVDELSEVLRRAAEDGLKVKPVGTGHSFTATAATDGVLIRPDLLTGIRDIDRTAMTVTVEAGTPLKRLNTALAREGLSLTNMGDIMEQTVAGATSTGTHGTGRDSASISAQIRALELVTADGTVLRCSEQENPDVFAVARLGLGALGVITAITFAVEPVFLLTAREEPMTFDRVTADFDRHFTENEHFEFYWFPHTGNCNTKRNNRSAGPAAPPGRVGAWVDDELLSNGVFQVACSLGRAVPATIPSIARISSKALSARTYTDIPYKVFTSPRRVRFMEMEYALPRENAVEALREVKAMIDRSSLRISFPVEVRTAPADDIALSTASGRESAYIAVHLYRGTPHQAYFTAVEQIMTAHGGRPHWGKIHTRDAAYLAGVYPRFGEFTAVRDRLDPDRMFANDYLRRVLGD
- a CDS encoding MFS transporter, with translation MPSPYRAIFAAPGSKGFSAAGFFGRMPLSMMGIGVVTMISQITGRYGLAGALSATLAMAAAVFGPQISRLVDRYGQRRVLRPATLVSVAAVAGLLVCAQQRWPDWTLFVFAVGVGCVPSVGSMIRARWAEIYRGSARKLHTAYAWESIVDEVCFIFGPIISIGLSTAWFPEAGPLLAGVFLAVGVFWLTAQKATEPVPHPKSHHSRGSALRSPGLQVLVLTFVATGTIFGAVDVVTVAFAEEQGHKAAASLVLAVYALGSCLAGVVFGLLHLKGKPSTRWLVGVCVMAVSMIPLQLAGNLPFLAVALFVAGLSVAPTMVTTMALVEQHVPRAELTEGMSWTGTGLAVGVALGSSAAGWVVDASGAEAGYVVPTVAGALAAAVGFLGYRRLAKPAPTGERGEDERHLRTDDDKRVA
- a CDS encoding ferrochelatase, which produces MSDLRDPALYDALLLLSFGGPEGPDDVVPFLANVTRGRGIPEERLKEVGKHYFLFGGVSPINGQNRALLDALRKDFADNGLDLPVYWGNRNWAPYLTDTLREMTVAGHRRIAVLATSAYASYSGCRQYRENLAESLAVLEAEGLPVPRVDKLRHYFNHPGFVEPMTDGVVAALADLPEDVRAGARLAFTTHSIPTSAADSSGPEEAHGDGGAYVAQHLDVARVIVDEVRERTGVAYPWELVYQSRSGAPHIPWLEPDICDHLEAVHGAGAPAVVMVPIGFVSDHMEVLYDLDTEATAKAAELGLPVRRSATVGADPRFAAAVRELLVERTAAERGRTVERCALGALGPAHDLCPVGCCPARTPKPAAAGADSPYA
- a CDS encoding inositol monophosphatase family protein, which produces MTDPFLTELLDLALEAARRAGALLRDGRPADLGVAATKSSPIDVVTEMDIAAEKLITGFLSGHRPGDGFLGEEGASSESSTGIRWVIDPLDGTVNYLYGLPTWAVSIAAERDGERVVGVVEAPMRRETYHAVLGGGAYANGVALRSRPAPPLDQALVSTGFNYVTDVRTHQAAVAAQLIPRLRDIRRSGSAAVDLCDVAAGRLDGYFERGLHSWDLAAGDLIAREAGALTGGRPGRPADGGLTVAATPGVFEPLQALLEELGAWHD
- a CDS encoding response regulator transcription factor, producing MRVLVVEDEQLLADAVATGLRREAMAVDVVYDGAAALERVGVNDYDVVVLDRDLPLVHGDDVCRRIVELGMPTRVLMLTASGDVSDRVEGLELGADDYLPKPFAFSELTARVRALGRRTTVALPPVLERAGIKLDPNRREVFRDEQEIQLAPKEFAVLEVLMRSEGAVVSAEQLLEKAWDENTDPFTNVVRVTVMTLRRKLGEPPVIVTVPGSGYRI
- a CDS encoding sensor histidine kinase, with the translated sequence MPAAQAPVTAPPKPTWEPKQQEPPYPWLRPTIRIRLTLLYGGMFLIAGILLLSIIYMLAAQALHVGSELPFQIVNGQVTSEVCDLPKKATPDAFNAAMNSCVNHQREQALESLLNRSLLALVGLSIIAFAFGYAMAGRVLSPLGRITRTARRVAGTDLTRRIELDGPDDELKELADTFDDMLDRLERAFTAQQRFVGNASHELRTPLAINRTLLEVHLSDPEAPPELQQLGKTLLATNERSEQLVEGLLLLARSDNQIVERKPVDLAEVAERAIDQAHAEAVAKGVVIRGERAPAVVQGNGVLLERIALNLVQNAVRYNVAENGWVEVTTELQPGQAVLVVSNTGPVVPAYEIDNLFEPFRRLRTERTGSDKGVGLGLSIARSVARAHGGRIIAEPREGGGLVMRVTLPV